A region of the Leeuwenhoekiella sp. MAR_2009_132 genome:
GATCACCATGATAATGAATTGCGCTATGCAATAAGTAAAACACCGTTAGGCTTAGTGCTAGGCGACAAAATAAGTATGACAGGTATAGATGAGCAAAAGGTATCATATCCTCAATTTTATAATCTTACTAATACTGGAGGTTTATTATTTATGTATCGCTCAGGGCAGTCTGGCAGAGGTGTTTTAGTTCTCAATAGTTATGATGTGTTAACTAAAAAATGGACGCAGCTTCACCAAAATTTAATAGATGGTGAAAATCTAAGGAATGCCTACTGGCAAGCTTATGTAGATTTAAAAGGAACTATACATTTATCCTGGGTTTGGCGCGAGACCTATGATGTAGCTACAAATCACGATATCGCCTATGCTAGGTCTTTAGACGGTGGCGTAACCTGGCAAAAATCTACAGGTGAGCAATATACGTTACCTATCACTGAAGCAAGCGCCGAATACGCCTGGAAGATTCCGCAGAATAGCAGTCTTATTAATCAAACCGCAATGACTACAGATTCAAACGGCAATCCCTATATCGCTAATTATTGGAATGAAGATCATAAAACGCAATATCAAATAGTTTATTTAGATAACGGCAACTGGAAAAAAGAAAACACGGCTTTTCGCACTACAGAATTCAAACTGGGTGGTGGCGGAACTAAAAAGATTCCCATCTCAAGACCAGAGATTTTTATAGATAAGCAATCGGGTAAAAAGATTACCTATTTACTATTTAGAGATGATACCAAAGGAAGTAAAATTTCATTAGCTTATAAAAATTTACAGGATGTGAGTAACTGGCAATTACTAGATCTAACTGAGCAAAGCGTTGGAGATTGGGAGCCTAATTTTGATAAAGAACTTTTTAAAAAAACAGGAAAGCTGCATATTTTTCAGCAAGAAGTAATACAGGTAGATGGTGAAGGTCTTAAAGCTAAAATGGCAACACCTGTACAAGTAATAGAACTAAATAAATTACCCTATAAAAACCTATTGTAAAATTCCAATTAACTAAATAAATGAGAAAAACTATTGTAAACCTTTTGAGCATGTTATGCATTTGTAGCGCAATTGCCCAAAACCAACAGAATGAGTGGGAAAACCCTACAATTTTAGATAGAAATAAAGAAGAAGGTCGCAGCGCATTTGTTTTATACGATAAAGCGAAAAATGCCCAAACGCGTACTCCTGAAAAGTCATCTCTTTATAAAAGTCTAAATGGAAGCTGGAAATTTAATCTAGCAAAAAACCCGCAACAACTTCCGCAGAATTTTTATAAAACCGATTTAGACGACAGCGGTTGGGATGCTATAAACGTTCCCTCTAACTGGGAGACCGAAGGTTTTGATATTCCTATTTATACAAACGTAGCCTATCCTTTTCCTAAAAACCCGCCCTTTATAAACGGGGATTACAATCCTGTAGGCAGTTACCGTACCACATTTACTGTACCTGAGGGGTGGAGTGATAAAGAAATTATTTTGAGTTTTGGCTCAATCTCAGGTTATGCGCGCATATTTGTAAATGGCAAAGAAGTAGGTATGACCAAGGCTTCTAAAACACCTGCAGAATTTGATATAACCAGTTTTCTGCAAAAAGGAGAAAATTTACTGGCAGTACAGGTTACTCGCTGGCACGACGGAAGCTATCTAGAAGATCAGGATTTCTGGAGATTAAGTGGTATAGAGCGTACTGTTTTTCTACAGGCAATGCCAAAAACAACAATTTGGGATTATCGAGTTACCAGTGATTTAGATGCTAATTATAACAATGGAAAATTTACCGCTGAGGTAGACATACGTTATTTTGCAAAAAGTAAAATAAAAAATCCACGAGTACAGGTTGCTCTTTTTGATAAAGATGGAAATCTGGTTCTAGCCGAAAAGAAAAATGTACCTGTGGCAGGTGGTAATTTATCATTTAATTTGACAATCCCTGATGTATTGAAGTGGAGCGGAGAAACTCCATATCTATATAATTACATCATAAAGCTAGAAGATAAAAATGGGCACACAGTTGCAGTTACTTCTGGGCGCACCGGTTTTAGAAAAGTAGAGCTTAAAAATGCACAGCTATTAGTTAACGGTAAGGCTGTGACAGTACGTGGGGTAAACCTGCACGAGCATCACCCAGATAAAGGTCATGTACCAGATCTTGAGATGACACGTAAAGATTTTGAATTGATGGCGCGTAACAACATCAACGCTGTACGTATGAGCCACTACCCACATGGGCAGGACGTTTATGATCTTGCAGATGAATTTGGTTTTTACATTGTAGATGAGGCAAATATAGAAACCCATGCAATGGGCGCAGAATTTCAGGGGGCTATAGATAAATCTAAACATCCTGCCTATCTAGAAGAATGGGCTCCTGCACATTTAGACCGTATAAAGCGTATGTATGAGATGGATAAAAATCATACTTCAGTAATTCTTTGGTCTATGGGAAATGAGTGTGGTAATGGTCCGGTTTTTTATGAAGCTTATGACTGGTTAAAGAAGACTGATGCTTCGCGTTTGGTAACTTTTGAGCAGGCAGGGCAAAATCCCAATACAGATGTTGTAGCACCTATGTATCCGCGGCTTAAGGATATGAAAGAATATGCAGAACGTACAGATGTTACACGACCTTTTATAATGTGTGAGTATTCTCACGCAATGGGGAACAGCAGCGGTAATTTTAGAGAGTATTGGGATATTATAGACAGCAGCCCACATATGCAAGGTGGTTTTATTTGGGATTGGGTAGATCAGGGATTGAGAGCAAAAACAGATGATGGACGTGAATTTTTTGCTTACGGTGGTGATCTTGGAGGTGAAAATTTGCAAAATGATGAGAACTTTAATGCAAATGGTTTAGTTACTGCAGATCGCATTGCTCATCCTTCTTTAGCCGAAGTGAAAAAAGTATATCAGCCTATAGAATTTTCGATCATAGGTAATACCTTGAATGTTACAAATGAATACAACTATACAAATCTTGATCAATTCAGTTTTAAATGGAATTTACTGAAGGATGGTGTTTCGGTAAAAACAGGAGAATTTAATGTTTCGGCAGAACCTAACACACAAGAATCTGTACAACTTGATTTACCTGAAATGTTACAAGGTGAATATTTCTTAGATGTTTATGCATATACAACTAAAGCTTCAGCATTAATTCCGGCTGGTTTTGAGATGGCGCTTGAGCAATTTGATATGAACAAGAGCAACTACTTTACTTCTAAAAAAGACATTACTTCAGAAAGTAAACTTGTTTTTAAAACTACAAATGACACCTTACAGTTCAGTTCTGATAAAGTAGTGGGAGCTATAAACCTAAAAACAGGTCAGATTGAAATATACCAACTTAAGAATGCAGGTGCTGTAGTAAGTGAGTTTCCGCAGCCCTATTTTTGGAGAGCTCCTACCGATAATGATTTTGGTAATGGTATGCCGAAGAAATTACAAGCCTGGAAAACGGCTTCTAAAGACGCACAATTAATATCTGCAGAGGTAGGAAAGCTTACTGATAATGGCTTGCCGGTTACCGTAATGTATCAACTTGAAGGGGTAGATGTGCCATATACGATTAGTTACTTAATTGCGAATACAGGAGAAATCACCGTAACAGCTAGTATAGATATAAGCGGTAAAGAATTACCTGAAATGCCTCGTTTTGGGATGCGTATGATTCTAGATGGGGATTTTGATAATTTAAAGTATTACGGCCGCGGACCATGGGAAAATTATTCAGACCGTAAAGAGTCTGCATTTTTAGGCACTTATAGTGATAAAGTAGAAAATCAATTTACGTATACCTACATACGCCCGCAGGAATCAGGATATCATACAGATGCACGTTGGTTAACATTAACCAATGCTGCTGGTACAGGATTGAAGATTTCTGGAGCTCAACCACTAGGGTTTAGTGCACTCAATATTTCTACTGAAGATCTTGACCCCGGTTTAACTAAAGATCAAAGACACCCAACAGATTTAACGGTACAGGATAAGGTTTTTCTTCATTTAGATTTAAAACAACGTGGTTTAGGAGGTCTCAACAGTTGGGGTGAATATCCTTTAGAAAAATACAGATTAGAAGATAATTCATACACCTATAGCTATACAATCTCATTGTTAGAATAAACAAGCAGATGCTAAAAAACCTTGTATGTATAAGTTGCATTCTTCTGGCTCCGTTTTTATGGGGCCAGACGGCTGCAATAGTTACAAGTCCGGATAATAATCTTAAAGTAACTGTTGCACTTATAGATAGTAAGCCTGTTTATACTGTAAAACTTAATGGGGAAATTTTTTTAGAAGAATCGTCCCTAGGTTTACAAACCTCGATAGGTGATTTTAGTACGGGATTGACTTTTGAACATTCAGAAGTGAAGGCTGTTTCTAAATCGTATGCGTTACCAAAAGCCAAAGTTAGTCACGTCGATTATTTGGCAAATGAGCTTATAACAAACTATACAAATCTCAACCGGGATACCTTATCCATACACATTAGAGTAAGCAACAGAGATGTTGCTTTTTCGTATAAACTAACTGCTAAAGACCGCAATACTAAGGTTAAAATTTTAGCGGAAGCGACAGGGTTTAATTTACCGGATGACGCTACTTCATTTATTACTCCACAGGCATTACCGATGTCTGGTTGGGAGCAAACCAAACCTTCTTATGAAGAAGAGTATACTTTTAATGAAACATTAGGAACCCCTTCACAATACGGTGTAGGTTATACGTTTCCGGCATTATTTAAAAATGCTGAAAATGGCTGGATTTTAATTTCTGAAACCGGTGTTGATGGGAGTTATCCGGGAGCACGCTTGGGAGAGTCTGATAACGCCGGTCTGTTTCCTTTGGTATTTCCACAAGAAGGCGAAAATAACAGTATTGGCGAAACCTATGCGGCGATGGCAATGCCGGCTCAAACGCCTTGGCGTACAATTACTCTTGGTAAAAGTTTAAAACCTATAGTAGAATCTACAGTAACATTTGATCTTGTAGAACAAAAGTATGCTCCTTCTCAAGATTATAAAATGGGTAAAGCAACCTGGAGTTGGATTGTCTGGCAGGACAGCAGTATGAATTATCAGGATCAGGTCACTTTTATTGACCTGGCAGCAGACCTGAATTTTGAATACATACTTATTGATGCTAATTGGGATACCTCAATAGGACGTAAAAGGTTTGAAGAGCTTGTTACCTACGCACAATCTAAAAATGTAGAAGTTTTGTTATGGTACAACTCAAATGGTTTTTGGAACAACGCACCTCAAACGCCACAAGACCTTATGAATACGGCCTACAAACGTCAACAAGAAATGGCGTGGCTGCAAAAAATAGGAGTAAAAGGATTAAAGATTGATTTCTTTGGAGGCGATAAGCAGGTCACGATGCAGTTGTATGAAGACATTCTTACCGATGCTAATAATTACGGACTGGCAGTAACTTTTCACGGGTGTACCTTACCACGTGGGTGGGAAAAAATGTATCCCAATTACATAACTTCGGAAGCCGTTCTGGCATCAGAAAATTTGGTTTTTAGACAAGATGCATTAGATAAACACGCCTATTATAGCACGATCTTACCTTTTAGCCGAAACACAGTAGGTGCTATGGATTTTGGGCCGGTATTTCTTAATAAGCGACTTTCAAAAGATCAAAAACGAGGTACGTTGCGAAGTACTTCAGATGTATTTGAGTTAGCTACAGCAGTTCTTTATTTTTCCCCTATTCAGCATTTTGGACTTACGCCAAATAATCTGGAAGAGCAACCTAAGTTTGTAATAGACTTCTTAAAAAAGGTGCCAACGGTTTGGGATGAGACCATTTATATAGGAGGTGAGCCAGGTGATTACGCAGCCTTAGCAAGACGCAAAGGAGCTGTCTGGTATCTCGCGGTTACTAACGGAGAGAAAAAAAACAAAACTTTAGAGCTCAATTTGCCGATGTTTAAAGGAGCTAAAGCAACTTTAATTTATGATACTAAAGATCATACAGCAGCAACAAAACCAGTTACAATTAATAAAAACGGAACGTTTACAATAAAACTATATGGTGAAGGCGGGGCATTGCTAATTACTCAATAAACCTAATTCATCAAGTTTAAGAATGCGATTACAATACATTTATGAATTTTAGAAATACTCAATTATTAGCACTTGCGGTACTACTTTTTACTTGTTGTAAAGAGGAAGCGACCACACTTTTCACAGAAATGAGTGCAGAAGATACAGGTCTTGTTTTTGAAAATACTTTGGTAGAAACCGAAGATTATAATGTAATGACTTATGAGTATATCTATAATGGTGGTGGCGTAGCTGTAGGTGATTTAAATAATGACGGCCTTGCAGATGTGTATCTTTCGGGCAACCAGGTAAACAATAAACTCTTCTTAAATAAAGGAGATTTTAAATTTGAAGACATTACTGCAAAAGCAAAAATTGAAGAAAAAGAAGGTTGGAAAACCGGAGTCTCGATGGCTGATGTCAATGGTGATGGATTGCTGGATATTTATTTATGTTACTCGGGCAATGCTCCTTCAGAAGGATTTACACAACCCGTGGTTAAAGAATATGCGGGACGTGCAAATCAGCTATTTATTAATCAGGGTAATGATGCTAATGGCATACCCGTATTCTTAGAACTAGCAAAAGAATTTGGTGTTGATGCGCTAGGAACATTTACAACACAAGCCTATTTCTTAGACTACGATCTAGATGGCGATCTTGATTTATTTCTACTCAATCACGCCAATAAATTTTACAATACACTTTTTAATGTTAAGCACCTTAGGAACTTACGTCACCCGTATTACGGCAATAAATTATATCAAAATCAAGACGGAAAATTTGTAGAAGTTTCTGAAGAAGCAGGTATTTATGGTACAGGAATCAACTTTGGATTAAGCGCAGCAATAAGCGATTTAAATAAAGATGGCTTGCCAGACATTTTTGTAACCAACGACTATTCTGAGCAAGATTTTTGCTATATAAATAAAGGAGACGGTACATTTAAAGAAATATCAAAAGCATCTTTTGGACACTTTTCCAAATACGCAATGGGATCTGACATTGCTGATATAAACAATGATTTAGAACCCGATCTTTTTGTAGTAGATATGCTGCCAGAAGATAATTACAGGCAAAAAGCACTAAAAGGGGCAGATAATTATAACCGTGCGCAAACACTCATAGATAGTGGTTATCACCATCAGTATATGCGTAATAATCTTCAGATAAACCGCGGGCACGACCCGGAAGGAAATCTGCAATTTTCAGAAATTGCGCAGTTGTCGGGTATTTCAAATACAGATTGGAGTTGGGCACCTTTAATTGCAGACTATGACAACGACGGGTTAAAAGATATATTTGTTACTAATGGTTATTTAAGAGATTACAGCAATCTGGACTTTAATAATTATACTGTAAATGAGGCAGTGCAAAGCGCACAGGAAAAAGGTGTTCCGCTAGATGTAGGATTATTGATAAGTAAAATTCCGGCAACTAAAATTTCAAATTATGCATTTAAGAATAAAGACGGATTAGCGTTTGAAAATGCTACTCAGGATTGGGGACTAACTATTAAAACTGTTTCCAATGCTGCTGCTTATGCAGATTTTGATAATGATGGAGACCTTGATTTAATTGTAAATAATCTCAACCAGCCGTTACTTATTTATAAAAATAACGAAGAAAAACGGGAGAAAAATAATTACATCACGCTGCAATTACAGGGTACTAACAAAAATACAAATGCGCTTGGTGCAAAAGTAATTTTGACGCTAGCCAGCGGAAAAACTATTTATCAGGAGGCGTATTATGTAAGGGGGTATCAATCTTCGGTACACCCTCAAATGACCATAGGATTAGGTAAGGAAGATAAAGTAAGCACATTGCAGGTTATTTGGCCTTCACAAAAGCAAACAACCCTTAACGAAGTTGCGTACAATCAAAAATTGGTTTTAAATGAGACCGATGCAACTGCAACCTATACTTATAAAGTCGAAACCAGTAAAAATTTACTTACCAACATTACAGAACAGGCACAGCTAGATTTTACGCATACAGAGAATGATTATGTAGATTTTAATTACGAGAGTTTAATACCCTATCAGTTATCAAGATTGGGCGGTAAAGCAGCGGTAGGAGATGTAAATAATGATGGTAATGATGATGTATATATAGCAGGAGCTAAAGGGCAAGCCTCCCAACTGTATCTGGGTAATGATGATGGTACATTAAAACAATATAATGATAATCAAGCCTGGACCTTACCGGAAGAACAAAATTATGAAGATAGTGATGCTTTGTTTTTTGATGCAGATGCAGATGGCGACCTGGATTTATATGTTGTAAGTGGAGGAAATGAAGAATTTAATGGTGATGCGTATTATCAGGATCGTTTGTATTTAAATGATGGTTCAGGGATGTTTACTAAAGCAGTAGGAGCATTGCCCGATATGAAGTTTAGTGGTGGTGTGGTAAAAGCCAGTGATTATGATAAAGATGGAGATCTAGATCTATTTGTAGGAGGAAGACTCTCTGCCGGTAATTACCCGATGATTCCGCGTAGTGTTTTATTGCGTAACGATAGCAGTAACGGAAAAGTGATCTTTTCATCGGTACGTAGTTACGATATAGAACAAGTGGGGATGGTCACAGATGCGGTATGGGAAGATATCGATAATGACAGCTGGCCAGATTTGATACTTTCCGGAGAATGGATGCCAATTACTGTTTTAAAAAACACAGAAGGACAGCTTAAAAACGAAACCGAACTCTTTGGACTAAATAATACAAACGGATGGTGGTTTAGTCTTACCGCAGGAGATTTTGACGGAGATGGTGATATTGATTTTCTTGCAGGAAACCTAGGTGACAATATGCAATTTTCAGCAAGTGAGACAGAGCCTATGCGTTATTACATACAAGATATAGATAATAATGGCCGTATAGATCCTATTTTAACGTATTACATCAATGGGGTAAGTTATCCATTACCTACACGCGATGAACTGCTGGGACAGGTGCCAACGCTCAAAAAGAAGTACGGTTCTTATGAAGCTTATGCTCAGGTAAACACTGAAAGTTTCTTAACTGAAAATGCTATAAAACCCCGCTTTACTTTAGAAATTTCTCATTTAAAATCTTCATTTATAGAAAATTTGGGCAATGGTAAATTTGAACTTAAAGCCTTACCATTTCTTGCGCAAAATTCAGCAATACAAGACTTTGTGTTTGAAGATTTTGATGGCGATGGTAAACAAGAAATTTTAGCAGCAGGTAATTTATTTCCGTTGCGTGTGGGAATAGGGCGTATGGATGCTTCTTTTGGAACGCTTATGAAATTTGAAAATAATGCGTTTAAGATTTCAGAAAAACAAAATCAATTGTGGCTATCGGGAGATATTAAAGGTTTAAATATAATGAAGTTTAATTCGGGTAAAAAAGAGCTTTTGGTAACTCGCAACAATGATAAAGCCCAGTTATACGCAATTCAATAAATGATGAATACAATCAAACACCTTTTTATTTTACTCTTTTTAATACAGGTTTCTTGTAAGTCTACAGACGCACTGACTAATACTAAAAAGCTTGAAGTTCCTAAAGGATATACGCTTGTTTGGAATGACGAATTTAATAAAGGATCAAAACCTAATTCTGAGTTTTGGTCGTATGAACATGGCTTTGTACGTAATAATGAGATGCAATGGTATCAAGAAGAAAATGCCACTATTGAACGTGGTAATCTCATACTTACCGGAAAGCGAGAAATGGTTAACAATCCCAATTATGAAGCGCAAAGTAACAATTGGAAAAAGAATAGAAAAGTAGCAAACTATACATCTTCCAGTATCAATACGCGTGGTAAGTATGCGTTTAAATACGGTATTGTAGAAGTACGTGCAAAAATTGATACTGCAAGCGGAATGTGGCCTGCAATCTGGACATTGGGAATCGAAAAAGGATGGCCTTCAAATGGCGAGATAGACATTATGGAATATTACCAAATTGATGGTGTTCCTCACATTTTGGCGAATGCCGCATGGAAAGGAAAAGAACGAGGGGTTTCCTGGGATAGTGAGGCAATTCCTTTTACAGCCTTTTTAGAAAAAGATTCAGACTGGCCCAATAAATTTCATATCTGGAAAATGGACTGGACCGAAGATTATATAAAACTCTATCTGGATGATGAGTTATTAAATACAATAGATTTAAGTAAAACTAAAAATGTAGACGAATTTAATGGGTTTCAACAGCCGCATTATCTATTGCTTAATCTGGCATTAGGTTCTAATGGAGGTGAACTAAAAGACACAAGCTTCCCAAGATCCTATAAGGTTGATTACGTGCGAATATTTCAAAAATTATAAGATAATAAGACGATGAATAAACAACAGTTAACTTTTGTTTTAGCGCTATGTATTGGTGTAATCACGGGAACACAAGCTTTGCAAGCACAAGAAAAGCGGGAGTATATGGTACATACCATGATAAAAATTGCCGATCCCCTTTTAGAGGCATTAAGTAAAGACCAGTTAAAAGAAAAAATGCCAGTAGAGCGCTCTCCGGGAGCCTGGGATGATCGTAAACACGTAACCTATTTAGAAGGTTTTGGGCGTTTATTTTCTGGAATGGCACCGTGGCTGGAGTTAGGCCCTGATGATACTAAAGAAGGGAAATTGCGAGAAAAATATATCAAACTCGTTTTAAAAGGTTTAGAAAACGGTACCAATCCCGAGGCTGATGATTTTATGAATTTTAGCACAGACCGTCAGCCACTGGTTGATGCTGCTTTTTTAGCACAAGGTTTATTAAGAGCGCCTACACAAACCTGGGATCGTTTAGATAAGAAAACGCAAGAAAACGTAATCAATGCTTTAAAATCATCACGTAAAATAGAACCTTATTACAGCAATTGGTTACTCTTTACCGCTATGGTAGAAGCCGCCTTGCTCAAGTTTGATACTAGTGGAGATTTAATACGTATAGACTATGCATTAAATAAGCACAAAGAATGGTATCTGGGAGATGGAATGTATGGCGATGGACCCGATTTTCACTGGGATTACTACAACAGTTTTGTAATTCAGCCAATGCTGCTTGATATTTATAAAACACTTGAAGAAACCGGTCACGCAAAAGATAGAGATTATAAAAGAGCGAAAGAACGTGCAACCCGTTATGCCGCTATTCAAGAACGTTTAATTGGTCCACAAGGTACATATCCTCCTATCGGGAGATCTCTGGCTTATCGTTTTGGAGCATTCCAATTGCTGTCGCAAGTTGCACTAAGAGATGAGTTGCCTAAGGATGTAGCACCCGCTCAAGTACGAGATGCGCTATATACCATGGTGAAAAATCAAATTGAGGCTCCGGGAACTTTTGATGATAAAGGCTGGCTTACGGTAGGACTTTATGGGCATCAAAACAATATAGGTGAAGGCTACATCTCAACAGGAAGTTTATACCTCTGTTCTGAAGTGTTTTTAATACTGGGGCTGCCTGCAGACGCTCCGTTATGGAGTAATGCTGAGACAGACTGGACTCAAAAGAAACTATGGAGTGGTCAGAATATTAATATAGACCACCATTACTAACTTATAAATTAAATCTTACAACCTAATAATAATGAAATTAATAAAGTATACAAGCCAGATGGCATTGGGAATAACCTTGGGCCTACTTGTAGTAAGCTGCAAGAGTACCACAGATAAAAGTACAGATGCAGTAGTAGGAACCGTTGAAATTTCGGCTTTGCCACAAGATAAAAATGAAGTCGTTGCGATTATAAATAAGGTAAATACGCACTGGCAGGAGACACATCTAGAACACGCGAGAGCTTTTTGGCATCCTGCTGCATATCACACCGGAAATATAGAAGCCTATAAGGTTACTAAGAATCAGGATTTTTTAGATTATTCTACGGCCTGGGCAGAGAAAAATGAATGGAAAGGCGCCAAATCTGATGATAAATCAAACTGGAAGTATTCTTATGGCGAAAGCGATGATTATGTGTTATTTGGTGACTGGCAAATTGCGTTTCAAACCTATATAGATTTATATACGATTGAAGGTTCTACAGATGATTCAAAAATAGCACGCGCCCGTGAAGTGATGGAATACCAGATGTCTACCGAAGCTAATGATTACTGGTGGTGGGCAGATGGTTTGTATATGGTTATGCCGGTTATGACCAAGTTATATAAGGTTACAGGCAATGAACTATACTTAGAAAAGTTGCATGAATATCTGGCATATGCAGACCGTATTATGTTTGATGAAGAAGCAGGGTTGTATTTCCGAGATGCAAAATATGTATATCCAAAACACAAAAGTGCTAATGGAAAGAAAGATTTCTGGGCTCGTGGTGACGGTTGGGTATTTGCTGGCCTGGCAAAAGTTATTCAGGATTTACCGGAAGATGCAAAATATCGTAATGAGTATGTATTGCGTTTTAAAACGATGGCAGCTGCATTAAAAAATGCACAACAACCCGAAGGCTACTGGA
Encoded here:
- a CDS encoding BNR repeat-containing protein, coding for MNTVIFRQNALTTYKNTQFTAFYDADSNLILAKRELPNGAWVTAKTQYTGNTADAHNTISIAVDGEGFLHVSWDHHDNELRYAISKTPLGLVLGDKISMTGIDEQKVSYPQFYNLTNTGGLLFMYRSGQSGRGVLVLNSYDVLTKKWTQLHQNLIDGENLRNAYWQAYVDLKGTIHLSWVWRETYDVATNHDIAYARSLDGGVTWQKSTGEQYTLPITEASAEYAWKIPQNSSLINQTAMTTDSNGNPYIANYWNEDHKTQYQIVYLDNGNWKKENTAFRTTEFKLGGGGTKKIPISRPEIFIDKQSGKKITYLLFRDDTKGSKISLAYKNLQDVSNWQLLDLTEQSVGDWEPNFDKELFKKTGKLHIFQQEVIQVDGEGLKAKMATPVQVIELNKLPYKNLL
- a CDS encoding glycoside hydrolase family 2 TIM barrel-domain containing protein, which translates into the protein MRKTIVNLLSMLCICSAIAQNQQNEWENPTILDRNKEEGRSAFVLYDKAKNAQTRTPEKSSLYKSLNGSWKFNLAKNPQQLPQNFYKTDLDDSGWDAINVPSNWETEGFDIPIYTNVAYPFPKNPPFINGDYNPVGSYRTTFTVPEGWSDKEIILSFGSISGYARIFVNGKEVGMTKASKTPAEFDITSFLQKGENLLAVQVTRWHDGSYLEDQDFWRLSGIERTVFLQAMPKTTIWDYRVTSDLDANYNNGKFTAEVDIRYFAKSKIKNPRVQVALFDKDGNLVLAEKKNVPVAGGNLSFNLTIPDVLKWSGETPYLYNYIIKLEDKNGHTVAVTSGRTGFRKVELKNAQLLVNGKAVTVRGVNLHEHHPDKGHVPDLEMTRKDFELMARNNINAVRMSHYPHGQDVYDLADEFGFYIVDEANIETHAMGAEFQGAIDKSKHPAYLEEWAPAHLDRIKRMYEMDKNHTSVILWSMGNECGNGPVFYEAYDWLKKTDASRLVTFEQAGQNPNTDVVAPMYPRLKDMKEYAERTDVTRPFIMCEYSHAMGNSSGNFREYWDIIDSSPHMQGGFIWDWVDQGLRAKTDDGREFFAYGGDLGGENLQNDENFNANGLVTADRIAHPSLAEVKKVYQPIEFSIIGNTLNVTNEYNYTNLDQFSFKWNLLKDGVSVKTGEFNVSAEPNTQESVQLDLPEMLQGEYFLDVYAYTTKASALIPAGFEMALEQFDMNKSNYFTSKKDITSESKLVFKTTNDTLQFSSDKVVGAINLKTGQIEIYQLKNAGAVVSEFPQPYFWRAPTDNDFGNGMPKKLQAWKTASKDAQLISAEVGKLTDNGLPVTVMYQLEGVDVPYTISYLIANTGEITVTASIDISGKELPEMPRFGMRMILDGDFDNLKYYGRGPWENYSDRKESAFLGTYSDKVENQFTYTYIRPQESGYHTDARWLTLTNAAGTGLKISGAQPLGFSALNISTEDLDPGLTKDQRHPTDLTVQDKVFLHLDLKQRGLGGLNSWGEYPLEKYRLEDNSYTYSYTISLLE
- a CDS encoding glycoside hydrolase family 97 protein, with product MLKNLVCISCILLAPFLWGQTAAIVTSPDNNLKVTVALIDSKPVYTVKLNGEIFLEESSLGLQTSIGDFSTGLTFEHSEVKAVSKSYALPKAKVSHVDYLANELITNYTNLNRDTLSIHIRVSNRDVAFSYKLTAKDRNTKVKILAEATGFNLPDDATSFITPQALPMSGWEQTKPSYEEEYTFNETLGTPSQYGVGYTFPALFKNAENGWILISETGVDGSYPGARLGESDNAGLFPLVFPQEGENNSIGETYAAMAMPAQTPWRTITLGKSLKPIVESTVTFDLVEQKYAPSQDYKMGKATWSWIVWQDSSMNYQDQVTFIDLAADLNFEYILIDANWDTSIGRKRFEELVTYAQSKNVEVLLWYNSNGFWNNAPQTPQDLMNTAYKRQQEMAWLQKIGVKGLKIDFFGGDKQVTMQLYEDILTDANNYGLAVTFHGCTLPRGWEKMYPNYITSEAVLASENLVFRQDALDKHAYYSTILPFSRNTVGAMDFGPVFLNKRLSKDQKRGTLRSTSDVFELATAVLYFSPIQHFGLTPNNLEEQPKFVIDFLKKVPTVWDETIYIGGEPGDYAALARRKGAVWYLAVTNGEKKNKTLELNLPMFKGAKATLIYDTKDHTAATKPVTINKNGTFTIKLYGEGGALLITQ
- a CDS encoding family 16 glycosylhydrolase, which translates into the protein MMNTIKHLFILLFLIQVSCKSTDALTNTKKLEVPKGYTLVWNDEFNKGSKPNSEFWSYEHGFVRNNEMQWYQEENATIERGNLILTGKREMVNNPNYEAQSNNWKKNRKVANYTSSSINTRGKYAFKYGIVEVRAKIDTASGMWPAIWTLGIEKGWPSNGEIDIMEYYQIDGVPHILANAAWKGKERGVSWDSEAIPFTAFLEKDSDWPNKFHIWKMDWTEDYIKLYLDDELLNTIDLSKTKNVDEFNGFQQPHYLLLNLALGSNGGELKDTSFPRSYKVDYVRIFQKL
- a CDS encoding DUF2264 domain-containing protein, whose protein sequence is MNKQQLTFVLALCIGVITGTQALQAQEKREYMVHTMIKIADPLLEALSKDQLKEKMPVERSPGAWDDRKHVTYLEGFGRLFSGMAPWLELGPDDTKEGKLREKYIKLVLKGLENGTNPEADDFMNFSTDRQPLVDAAFLAQGLLRAPTQTWDRLDKKTQENVINALKSSRKIEPYYSNWLLFTAMVEAALLKFDTSGDLIRIDYALNKHKEWYLGDGMYGDGPDFHWDYYNSFVIQPMLLDIYKTLEETGHAKDRDYKRAKERATRYAAIQERLIGPQGTYPPIGRSLAYRFGAFQLLSQVALRDELPKDVAPAQVRDALYTMVKNQIEAPGTFDDKGWLTVGLYGHQNNIGEGYISTGSLYLCSEVFLILGLPADAPLWSNAETDWTQKKLWSGQNINIDHHY
- a CDS encoding glycoside hydrolase family 88 protein, which encodes MKLIKYTSQMALGITLGLLVVSCKSTTDKSTDAVVGTVEISALPQDKNEVVAIINKVNTHWQETHLEHARAFWHPAAYHTGNIEAYKVTKNQDFLDYSTAWAEKNEWKGAKSDDKSNWKYSYGESDDYVLFGDWQIAFQTYIDLYTIEGSTDDSKIARAREVMEYQMSTEANDYWWWADGLYMVMPVMTKLYKVTGNELYLEKLHEYLAYADRIMFDEEAGLYFRDAKYVYPKHKSANGKKDFWARGDGWVFAGLAKVIQDLPEDAKYRNEYVLRFKTMAAALKNAQQPEGYWTRSILDPAHAPGPETSGTAFFTYGYLWGINNGILDTDTYVPVIEKSWAYLSEVALQDDGSVGYVQPIGEKAIPGQVVDVKSTADFGVGAYLLAASEMYRFVEKQ